A portion of the Limosilactobacillus reuteri genome contains these proteins:
- the asnS gene encoding asparagine--tRNA ligase → METITINEAPKHVGETVKIGVWLTDKRSSGKIAFLQLRDGTGFFQGIIRKNDVSEEKFDSAKHDLHQETSFWVIGEIAEDKRSKFGYEIHIKDFDIVGESEDYPIGNKEHGIDFLLDNRHLWLRSRKPWALMRIRSRVKLATMKFFEKHGFTQFDSPELTGSAPEGTTELFETDYFDRSAFLSQSGQLYAEAGAMALGRVYTMGPTFRAEKSKTRRHLMEFWMIEPEMAWMHQDESLKIQEQYIAYLVQDLIDHCARELEMVGRSVESLKPFTELPYPRITYKEAIEMLQKGGFDVEYGADFGSPEETYLADQFQKPVFILNYPKEIKAFYMPEDPEDSRQVICADLLAPEGYGEIIGGSERSYDYEYITNKLEENGLSKEDYGWYDDLRKYGSIPHSGFGMGLERFLAWITLQDHIRETIPFPRMLNRLNP, encoded by the coding sequence GTGGAAACTATTACAATTAATGAAGCACCTAAACATGTTGGGGAAACGGTTAAGATTGGTGTTTGGTTAACTGATAAGCGTTCAAGCGGTAAGATTGCATTCTTGCAACTCCGTGACGGAACTGGTTTTTTCCAAGGAATCATCCGTAAAAATGATGTTTCGGAAGAAAAATTTGATTCTGCTAAGCACGATTTACACCAAGAAACCAGTTTTTGGGTAATCGGTGAAATCGCTGAAGACAAACGTTCAAAGTTTGGTTATGAAATCCACATCAAAGACTTTGACATTGTTGGCGAAAGTGAAGACTACCCGATCGGTAACAAGGAACATGGAATTGACTTCTTGCTTGATAACCGTCATTTATGGTTACGTTCTCGCAAGCCGTGGGCATTAATGCGGATTCGAAGCCGTGTTAAGCTTGCGACAATGAAATTCTTCGAAAAGCATGGATTTACTCAATTTGATTCTCCAGAACTAACTGGAAGTGCTCCTGAAGGGACAACAGAATTATTTGAAACTGACTATTTCGACCGCTCTGCTTTCCTTTCACAATCTGGTCAACTATATGCAGAAGCTGGTGCCATGGCATTAGGTCGCGTTTACACGATGGGTCCTACTTTCCGTGCTGAAAAATCAAAGACTCGTCGGCACTTAATGGAATTCTGGATGATCGAACCAGAAATGGCTTGGATGCACCAAGATGAAAGTCTTAAGATTCAAGAGCAATACATTGCTTACTTGGTTCAAGACTTAATTGACCACTGTGCACGCGAACTTGAAATGGTAGGTCGTAGTGTAGAAAGTTTGAAGCCATTTACTGAATTACCATATCCACGAATCACTTATAAAGAAGCAATCGAAATGCTTCAAAAGGGTGGCTTTGATGTCGAATACGGTGCTGACTTTGGTTCACCAGAAGAAACCTACTTGGCAGATCAATTCCAAAAGCCAGTATTTATCTTGAACTATCCTAAAGAAATCAAGGCTTTCTACATGCCTGAAGACCCTGAAGATTCTCGTCAAGTTATCTGTGCGGACTTGCTTGCTCCAGAAGGCTATGGTGAAATCATTGGTGGTTCTGAACGTTCTTACGATTACGAATACATCACAAACAAACTTGAAGAAAACGGCCTAAGTAAAGAAGATTACGGTTGGTACGATGATTTACGGAAGTACGGTTCAATTCCTCATTCTGGATTTGGAATGGGACTTGAACGATTCTTAGCTTGGATTACTCTCCAAGACCACATTCGTGAAACTATTCCATTCCCACGGATGCTTAACCGTTTGAACCCTTAA